One window of Desertibacillus haloalkaliphilus genomic DNA carries:
- a CDS encoding adenylyltransferase/cytidyltransferase family protein, with protein MKKVITYGTFDLLHWGHIKLLERAKQLGDYLVVA; from the coding sequence ATGAAGAAAGTTATTACGTACGGTACATTTGATTTATTACACTGGGGGCATATCAAGCTGCTAGAGCGTGCAAAACAGCTTGGAGATTACTTAGTGGTAGCC